A window of Pan paniscus chromosome 10, NHGRI_mPanPan1-v2.0_pri, whole genome shotgun sequence contains these coding sequences:
- the LETMD1 gene encoding LETM1 domain-containing protein 1 isoform X5, which translates to MALSRVCWARSAVWGSAVTPGHFVTRRLQLGRSGLAWGAPRYLFPRQLLIRHFWTPKQQTDFLDIYHAFRKQSHPEIISYLEKVIPFISDAGLRWRLTDLCTKIQRGTHPAIHDILALRECFSNHPLGMNQLQALHVKALSRAMLLTSYLPPPLLRHRLKTHTTVIHQLDKALAKLGIGQLTAQEVKSACYLRGLNSTHIGEDRCRTWLGEWLQISCSLKEAELSLLLHNVVLLSTNYLGTRR; encoded by the exons ATGGCGCTCTCCAGGGTGTGCTGGGCTCGGTCGGCTGTGTGGGGCTCGGCAGTCACCCCTGGACATTTCGTCACCCGGAGGCTGCAACTTGGTCGCTCTGGCCTGGCTTGGGGGGCCCCTCG GTACCTGTTTCCCAGGCAACTACTGATCAGGCATTTCTGGACCCCAAAACAACAAACTGATTTCTTAGATATCTATCATGCTTTCCGGAAGCAGTCCCACCCAGAAATTATTAGTTATTTAGAAAAGGTCATCCCTTTCATTTCTGATGCAGGACTCCGGTGGCGTCTGACAGATCTGTGCACCAAG ATACAGCGTGGTACCCACCCAGCAATACATGATATCTTGGCTCTGAGAGAGTGTTTCTCTAACCATCCTCTGGGCATGAACCAACTCCAGGCTTTGCACGTg AAAGCCTTGAGCCGGGCCATGCTTCTCACATCTTACCTGCCTCCTCCCTTGTTGAGACATCGTTTGAAGACTCATACAACTGTGATTCACCAACTGGACAAGGCTTTGGCAAAGCTGGGGATTGGCCAGCTGACTGCTCAGGAAGTAAAATCG GCTTGTTATCTCCGTGGCCTGAATTCTACGCATATTGGTGAAGATAGGTGTCGAACTTGGCTGGGAGAATGGCTGCAGATTTCCTGCAGCCTGAAAG AAGCTGAGCTGTCTCTCTTGCTGCACAACGTGGTCCTGCTCTCCACCAACTACCTTGGGACAAGGCGCTGA
- the LETMD1 gene encoding LETM1 domain-containing protein 1 isoform X10 — protein sequence MALSRVCWARSAVWGSAVTPGHFVTRRLQLGRSGLAWGAPRSSKLHLSPKADVKNLMSYVVTKTKAINGKYHRFLGRHFPRFYVLYTIFMKVPPRRHQVSFPRYYFHSTFCQLPGLLANIQRGTHPAIHDILALRECFSNHPLGMNQLQALHVKALSRAMLLTSYLPPPLLRHRLKTHTTVIHQLDKALAKLGIGQLTAQEVKSACYLRGLNSTHIGEDRCRTWLGEWLQISCSLKEAELSLLLHNVVLLSTNYLGTRR from the exons ATGGCGCTCTCCAGGGTGTGCTGGGCTCGGTCGGCTGTGTGGGGCTCGGCAGTCACCCCTGGACATTTCGTCACCCGGAGGCTGCAACTTGGTCGCTCTGGCCTGGCTTGGGGGGCCCCTCG GTCTTCAAAGCTTCACCTTTCTCCAAAGGCAGATGTGAAGAACTTGATGTCTTATGTGGTAACCAAGACAAAAGCGATTAATGGGAAATACCATCGTTTCTTGGGTCGTCATTTCCCCCGCTTCTATGTTCTGTACACAATCTTCATGAAAG TTCCGCCAAGACGTCACCAAGTGTCTTTTCCTAGGTATTATTTCCATTCCACCTTTTGCCAACTACCTGGTCTTCTTGCTAAT ATACAGCGTGGTACCCACCCAGCAATACATGATATCTTGGCTCTGAGAGAGTGTTTCTCTAACCATCCTCTGGGCATGAACCAACTCCAGGCTTTGCACGTg AAAGCCTTGAGCCGGGCCATGCTTCTCACATCTTACCTGCCTCCTCCCTTGTTGAGACATCGTTTGAAGACTCATACAACTGTGATTCACCAACTGGACAAGGCTTTGGCAAAGCTGGGGATTGGCCAGCTGACTGCTCAGGAAGTAAAATCG GCTTGTTATCTCCGTGGCCTGAATTCTACGCATATTGGTGAAGATAGGTGTCGAACTTGGCTGGGAGAATGGCTGCAGATTTCCTGCAGCCTGAAAG AAGCTGAGCTGTCTCTCTTGCTGCACAACGTGGTCCTGCTCTCCACCAACTACCTTGGGACAAGGCGCTGA
- the LETMD1 gene encoding LETM1 domain-containing protein 1 isoform X7 encodes MALSRVCWARSAVWGSAVTPGHFVTRRLQLGRSGLAWGAPRSSKLHLSPKADVKNLMSYVVTKTKAINGKYHRFLGRHFPRFYVLYTIFMKGLQMLWADAKKARRIKTNMWKHNIKFHQLPYREMEHLRQKALSRAMLLTSYLPPPLLRHRLKTHTTVIHQLDKALAKLGIGQLTAQEVKSACYLRGLNSTHIGEDRCRTWLGEWLQISCSLKEAELSLLLHNVVLLSTNYLGTRR; translated from the exons ATGGCGCTCTCCAGGGTGTGCTGGGCTCGGTCGGCTGTGTGGGGCTCGGCAGTCACCCCTGGACATTTCGTCACCCGGAGGCTGCAACTTGGTCGCTCTGGCCTGGCTTGGGGGGCCCCTCG GTCTTCAAAGCTTCACCTTTCTCCAAAGGCAGATGTGAAGAACTTGATGTCTTATGTGGTAACCAAGACAAAAGCGATTAATGGGAAATACCATCGTTTCTTGGGTCGTCATTTCCCCCGCTTCTATGTTCTGTACACAATCTTCATGAAAG GATTGCAGATGTTATGGGCTGATGCCAAAAAGGCTAGAAGAATAAAGACAAATATGTGGAAGCACAATATAAAGTTTCATCAACTTCCATACCGGGAGATGGAGCATTTGAGACAG AAAGCCTTGAGCCGGGCCATGCTTCTCACATCTTACCTGCCTCCTCCCTTGTTGAGACATCGTTTGAAGACTCATACAACTGTGATTCACCAACTGGACAAGGCTTTGGCAAAGCTGGGGATTGGCCAGCTGACTGCTCAGGAAGTAAAATCG GCTTGTTATCTCCGTGGCCTGAATTCTACGCATATTGGTGAAGATAGGTGTCGAACTTGGCTGGGAGAATGGCTGCAGATTTCCTGCAGCCTGAAAG AAGCTGAGCTGTCTCTCTTGCTGCACAACGTGGTCCTGCTCTCCACCAACTACCTTGGGACAAGGCGCTGA
- the LETMD1 gene encoding LETM1 domain-containing protein 1 isoform X2 — protein MALSRVCWARSAVWGSAVTPGHFVTRRLQLGRSGLAWGAPRSSKLHLSPKADVKNLMSYVVTKTKAINGKYHRFLGRHFPRFYVLYTIFMKGLQMLWADAKKARRIKTNMWKHNIKFHQLPYREMEHLRQFRQDVTKCLFLGIISIPPFANYLVFLLMYLFPRQLLIRHFWTPKQQTDFLDIYHAFRKQSHPEIISYLEKVIPFISDAGLRWRLTDLCTKIQRGTHPAIHDILALRECFSNHPLGMNQLQALHVKALSRAMLLTSYLPPPLLRHRLKTHTTVIHQLDKALAKLGIGQLTAQEVKSACYLRGLNSTHIGEDRCRTWLGEWLQISCSLKEAELSLLLHNVVLLSTNYLGTRR, from the exons ATGGCGCTCTCCAGGGTGTGCTGGGCTCGGTCGGCTGTGTGGGGCTCGGCAGTCACCCCTGGACATTTCGTCACCCGGAGGCTGCAACTTGGTCGCTCTGGCCTGGCTTGGGGGGCCCCTCG GTCTTCAAAGCTTCACCTTTCTCCAAAGGCAGATGTGAAGAACTTGATGTCTTATGTGGTAACCAAGACAAAAGCGATTAATGGGAAATACCATCGTTTCTTGGGTCGTCATTTCCCCCGCTTCTATGTTCTGTACACAATCTTCATGAAAG GATTGCAGATGTTATGGGCTGATGCCAAAAAGGCTAGAAGAATAAAGACAAATATGTGGAAGCACAATATAAAGTTTCATCAACTTCCATACCGGGAGATGGAGCATTTGAGACAG TTCCGCCAAGACGTCACCAAGTGTCTTTTCCTAGGTATTATTTCCATTCCACCTTTTGCCAACTACCTGGTCTTCTTGCTAAT GTACCTGTTTCCCAGGCAACTACTGATCAGGCATTTCTGGACCCCAAAACAACAAACTGATTTCTTAGATATCTATCATGCTTTCCGGAAGCAGTCCCACCCAGAAATTATTAGTTATTTAGAAAAGGTCATCCCTTTCATTTCTGATGCAGGACTCCGGTGGCGTCTGACAGATCTGTGCACCAAG ATACAGCGTGGTACCCACCCAGCAATACATGATATCTTGGCTCTGAGAGAGTGTTTCTCTAACCATCCTCTGGGCATGAACCAACTCCAGGCTTTGCACGTg AAAGCCTTGAGCCGGGCCATGCTTCTCACATCTTACCTGCCTCCTCCCTTGTTGAGACATCGTTTGAAGACTCATACAACTGTGATTCACCAACTGGACAAGGCTTTGGCAAAGCTGGGGATTGGCCAGCTGACTGCTCAGGAAGTAAAATCG GCTTGTTATCTCCGTGGCCTGAATTCTACGCATATTGGTGAAGATAGGTGTCGAACTTGGCTGGGAGAATGGCTGCAGATTTCCTGCAGCCTGAAAG AAGCTGAGCTGTCTCTCTTGCTGCACAACGTGGTCCTGCTCTCCACCAACTACCTTGGGACAAGGCGCTGA
- the LETMD1 gene encoding LETM1 domain-containing protein 1 isoform X1, translating into MALSRVCWARSAVWGSAVTPGHFVTRRLQLGRSGLAWGAPRLFDLPCRSSKLHLSPKADVKNLMSYVVTKTKAINGKYHRFLGRHFPRFYVLYTIFMKGLQMLWADAKKARRIKTNMWKHNIKFHQLPYREMEHLRQFRQDVTKCLFLGIISIPPFANYLVFLLMYLFPRQLLIRHFWTPKQQTDFLDIYHAFRKQSHPEIISYLEKVIPFISDAGLRWRLTDLCTKIQRGTHPAIHDILALRECFSNHPLGMNQLQALHVKALSRAMLLTSYLPPPLLRHRLKTHTTVIHQLDKALAKLGIGQLTAQEVKSACYLRGLNSTHIGEDRCRTWLGEWLQISCSLKEAELSLLLHNVVLLSTNYLGTRR; encoded by the exons ATGGCGCTCTCCAGGGTGTGCTGGGCTCGGTCGGCTGTGTGGGGCTCGGCAGTCACCCCTGGACATTTCGTCACCCGGAGGCTGCAACTTGGTCGCTCTGGCCTGGCTTGGGGGGCCCCTCG TCTCTTTGATCTTCCTTGTAGGTCTTCAAAGCTTCACCTTTCTCCAAAGGCAGATGTGAAGAACTTGATGTCTTATGTGGTAACCAAGACAAAAGCGATTAATGGGAAATACCATCGTTTCTTGGGTCGTCATTTCCCCCGCTTCTATGTTCTGTACACAATCTTCATGAAAG GATTGCAGATGTTATGGGCTGATGCCAAAAAGGCTAGAAGAATAAAGACAAATATGTGGAAGCACAATATAAAGTTTCATCAACTTCCATACCGGGAGATGGAGCATTTGAGACAG TTCCGCCAAGACGTCACCAAGTGTCTTTTCCTAGGTATTATTTCCATTCCACCTTTTGCCAACTACCTGGTCTTCTTGCTAAT GTACCTGTTTCCCAGGCAACTACTGATCAGGCATTTCTGGACCCCAAAACAACAAACTGATTTCTTAGATATCTATCATGCTTTCCGGAAGCAGTCCCACCCAGAAATTATTAGTTATTTAGAAAAGGTCATCCCTTTCATTTCTGATGCAGGACTCCGGTGGCGTCTGACAGATCTGTGCACCAAG ATACAGCGTGGTACCCACCCAGCAATACATGATATCTTGGCTCTGAGAGAGTGTTTCTCTAACCATCCTCTGGGCATGAACCAACTCCAGGCTTTGCACGTg AAAGCCTTGAGCCGGGCCATGCTTCTCACATCTTACCTGCCTCCTCCCTTGTTGAGACATCGTTTGAAGACTCATACAACTGTGATTCACCAACTGGACAAGGCTTTGGCAAAGCTGGGGATTGGCCAGCTGACTGCTCAGGAAGTAAAATCG GCTTGTTATCTCCGTGGCCTGAATTCTACGCATATTGGTGAAGATAGGTGTCGAACTTGGCTGGGAGAATGGCTGCAGATTTCCTGCAGCCTGAAAG AAGCTGAGCTGTCTCTCTTGCTGCACAACGTGGTCCTGCTCTCCACCAACTACCTTGGGACAAGGCGCTGA
- the LETMD1 gene encoding LETM1 domain-containing protein 1 isoform X4 — MALSRVCWARSAVWGSAVTPGHFVTRRLQLGRSGLAWGAPRSSKLHLSPKADVKNLMSYVVTKTKAINGKYHRFLGRHFPRFYVLYTIFMKGIISIPPFANYLVFLLMYLFPRQLLIRHFWTPKQQTDFLDIYHAFRKQSHPEIISYLEKVIPFISDAGLRWRLTDLCTKIQRGTHPAIHDILALRECFSNHPLGMNQLQALHVKALSRAMLLTSYLPPPLLRHRLKTHTTVIHQLDKALAKLGIGQLTAQEVKSACYLRGLNSTHIGEDRCRTWLGEWLQISCSLKEAELSLLLHNVVLLSTNYLGTRR, encoded by the exons ATGGCGCTCTCCAGGGTGTGCTGGGCTCGGTCGGCTGTGTGGGGCTCGGCAGTCACCCCTGGACATTTCGTCACCCGGAGGCTGCAACTTGGTCGCTCTGGCCTGGCTTGGGGGGCCCCTCG GTCTTCAAAGCTTCACCTTTCTCCAAAGGCAGATGTGAAGAACTTGATGTCTTATGTGGTAACCAAGACAAAAGCGATTAATGGGAAATACCATCGTTTCTTGGGTCGTCATTTCCCCCGCTTCTATGTTCTGTACACAATCTTCATGAAAG GTATTATTTCCATTCCACCTTTTGCCAACTACCTGGTCTTCTTGCTAAT GTACCTGTTTCCCAGGCAACTACTGATCAGGCATTTCTGGACCCCAAAACAACAAACTGATTTCTTAGATATCTATCATGCTTTCCGGAAGCAGTCCCACCCAGAAATTATTAGTTATTTAGAAAAGGTCATCCCTTTCATTTCTGATGCAGGACTCCGGTGGCGTCTGACAGATCTGTGCACCAAG ATACAGCGTGGTACCCACCCAGCAATACATGATATCTTGGCTCTGAGAGAGTGTTTCTCTAACCATCCTCTGGGCATGAACCAACTCCAGGCTTTGCACGTg AAAGCCTTGAGCCGGGCCATGCTTCTCACATCTTACCTGCCTCCTCCCTTGTTGAGACATCGTTTGAAGACTCATACAACTGTGATTCACCAACTGGACAAGGCTTTGGCAAAGCTGGGGATTGGCCAGCTGACTGCTCAGGAAGTAAAATCG GCTTGTTATCTCCGTGGCCTGAATTCTACGCATATTGGTGAAGATAGGTGTCGAACTTGGCTGGGAGAATGGCTGCAGATTTCCTGCAGCCTGAAAG AAGCTGAGCTGTCTCTCTTGCTGCACAACGTGGTCCTGCTCTCCACCAACTACCTTGGGACAAGGCGCTGA
- the LETMD1 gene encoding LETM1 domain-containing protein 1 isoform X11, which translates to MALSRVCWARSAVWGSAVTPGHFVTRRLQLGRSGLAWGAPRSSKLHLSPKADVKNLMSYVVTKTKAINGKYHRFLGRHFPRFYVLYTIFMKGLQMLWADAKKARRIKTNMWKHNIKFHQLPYREMEHLRQKALSRAMLLTSYLPPPLLRHRLKTHTTVIHQLDKALAKLGIGQLTAQEVKSKLSCLSCCTTWSCSPPTTLGQGAE; encoded by the exons ATGGCGCTCTCCAGGGTGTGCTGGGCTCGGTCGGCTGTGTGGGGCTCGGCAGTCACCCCTGGACATTTCGTCACCCGGAGGCTGCAACTTGGTCGCTCTGGCCTGGCTTGGGGGGCCCCTCG GTCTTCAAAGCTTCACCTTTCTCCAAAGGCAGATGTGAAGAACTTGATGTCTTATGTGGTAACCAAGACAAAAGCGATTAATGGGAAATACCATCGTTTCTTGGGTCGTCATTTCCCCCGCTTCTATGTTCTGTACACAATCTTCATGAAAG GATTGCAGATGTTATGGGCTGATGCCAAAAAGGCTAGAAGAATAAAGACAAATATGTGGAAGCACAATATAAAGTTTCATCAACTTCCATACCGGGAGATGGAGCATTTGAGACAG AAAGCCTTGAGCCGGGCCATGCTTCTCACATCTTACCTGCCTCCTCCCTTGTTGAGACATCGTTTGAAGACTCATACAACTGTGATTCACCAACTGGACAAGGCTTTGGCAAAGCTGGGGATTGGCCAGCTGACTGCTCAGGAAGTAAAATCG AAGCTGAGCTGTCTCTCTTGCTGCACAACGTGGTCCTGCTCTCCACCAACTACCTTGGGACAAGGCGCTGAATGA
- the LETMD1 gene encoding LETM1 domain-containing protein 1 isoform X8 — protein MYLFPRQLLIRHFWTPKQQTDFLDIYHAFRKQSHPEIISYLEKVIPFISDAGLRWRLTDLCTKIQRGTHPAIHDILALRECFSNHPLGMNQLQALHVKALSRAMLLTSYLPPPLLRHRLKTHTTVIHQLDKALAKLGIGQLTAQEVKSACYLRGLNSTHIGEDRCRTWLGEWLQISCSLKEAELSLLLHNVVLLSTNYLGTRR, from the exons AT GTACCTGTTTCCCAGGCAACTACTGATCAGGCATTTCTGGACCCCAAAACAACAAACTGATTTCTTAGATATCTATCATGCTTTCCGGAAGCAGTCCCACCCAGAAATTATTAGTTATTTAGAAAAGGTCATCCCTTTCATTTCTGATGCAGGACTCCGGTGGCGTCTGACAGATCTGTGCACCAAG ATACAGCGTGGTACCCACCCAGCAATACATGATATCTTGGCTCTGAGAGAGTGTTTCTCTAACCATCCTCTGGGCATGAACCAACTCCAGGCTTTGCACGTg AAAGCCTTGAGCCGGGCCATGCTTCTCACATCTTACCTGCCTCCTCCCTTGTTGAGACATCGTTTGAAGACTCATACAACTGTGATTCACCAACTGGACAAGGCTTTGGCAAAGCTGGGGATTGGCCAGCTGACTGCTCAGGAAGTAAAATCG GCTTGTTATCTCCGTGGCCTGAATTCTACGCATATTGGTGAAGATAGGTGTCGAACTTGGCTGGGAGAATGGCTGCAGATTTCCTGCAGCCTGAAAG AAGCTGAGCTGTCTCTCTTGCTGCACAACGTGGTCCTGCTCTCCACCAACTACCTTGGGACAAGGCGCTGA
- the LETMD1 gene encoding LETM1 domain-containing protein 1 isoform X6 produces the protein MALSRVCWARSAVWGSAVTPGHFVTRRLQLGRSGLAWGAPRLFDLPCRSSKLHLSPKADVKNLMSYVVTKTKAINGKYHRFLGRHFPRFYVLYTIFMKGLQMLWADAKKARRIKTNMWKHNIKFHQLPYREMEHLRQKALSRAMLLTSYLPPPLLRHRLKTHTTVIHQLDKALAKLGIGQLTAQEVKSACYLRGLNSTHIGEDRCRTWLGEWLQISCSLKEAELSLLLHNVVLLSTNYLGTRR, from the exons ATGGCGCTCTCCAGGGTGTGCTGGGCTCGGTCGGCTGTGTGGGGCTCGGCAGTCACCCCTGGACATTTCGTCACCCGGAGGCTGCAACTTGGTCGCTCTGGCCTGGCTTGGGGGGCCCCTCG TCTCTTTGATCTTCCTTGTAGGTCTTCAAAGCTTCACCTTTCTCCAAAGGCAGATGTGAAGAACTTGATGTCTTATGTGGTAACCAAGACAAAAGCGATTAATGGGAAATACCATCGTTTCTTGGGTCGTCATTTCCCCCGCTTCTATGTTCTGTACACAATCTTCATGAAAG GATTGCAGATGTTATGGGCTGATGCCAAAAAGGCTAGAAGAATAAAGACAAATATGTGGAAGCACAATATAAAGTTTCATCAACTTCCATACCGGGAGATGGAGCATTTGAGACAG AAAGCCTTGAGCCGGGCCATGCTTCTCACATCTTACCTGCCTCCTCCCTTGTTGAGACATCGTTTGAAGACTCATACAACTGTGATTCACCAACTGGACAAGGCTTTGGCAAAGCTGGGGATTGGCCAGCTGACTGCTCAGGAAGTAAAATCG GCTTGTTATCTCCGTGGCCTGAATTCTACGCATATTGGTGAAGATAGGTGTCGAACTTGGCTGGGAGAATGGCTGCAGATTTCCTGCAGCCTGAAAG AAGCTGAGCTGTCTCTCTTGCTGCACAACGTGGTCCTGCTCTCCACCAACTACCTTGGGACAAGGCGCTGA
- the LETMD1 gene encoding LETM1 domain-containing protein 1 isoform X9, with the protein MALSRVCWARSAVWGSAVTPGHFVTRRLQLGRSGLAWGAPRLFDLPCRSSKLHLSPKADVKNLMSYVVTKTKAINGKYHRFLGRHFPRFYVLYTIFMKGLQMLWADAKKARRIKTNMWKHNIKFHQLPYREMEHLRQFRQDVTKCLFLGIISIPPFANYLVFLLMYLFPRQLLIRHFWTPKQQTDFLDIYHAFRKQSHPEIISYLEKVIPFISDAGLRWRLTDLCTKIQRGTHPAIHDILALRECFSNHPLGMNQLQALHVKALSRAMLLTSYLPPPLLRHRLKTHTTVIHQLDKALAKLGIGQLTAQEVKSKLSCLSCCTTWSCSPPTTLGQGAE; encoded by the exons ATGGCGCTCTCCAGGGTGTGCTGGGCTCGGTCGGCTGTGTGGGGCTCGGCAGTCACCCCTGGACATTTCGTCACCCGGAGGCTGCAACTTGGTCGCTCTGGCCTGGCTTGGGGGGCCCCTCG TCTCTTTGATCTTCCTTGTAGGTCTTCAAAGCTTCACCTTTCTCCAAAGGCAGATGTGAAGAACTTGATGTCTTATGTGGTAACCAAGACAAAAGCGATTAATGGGAAATACCATCGTTTCTTGGGTCGTCATTTCCCCCGCTTCTATGTTCTGTACACAATCTTCATGAAAG GATTGCAGATGTTATGGGCTGATGCCAAAAAGGCTAGAAGAATAAAGACAAATATGTGGAAGCACAATATAAAGTTTCATCAACTTCCATACCGGGAGATGGAGCATTTGAGACAG TTCCGCCAAGACGTCACCAAGTGTCTTTTCCTAGGTATTATTTCCATTCCACCTTTTGCCAACTACCTGGTCTTCTTGCTAAT GTACCTGTTTCCCAGGCAACTACTGATCAGGCATTTCTGGACCCCAAAACAACAAACTGATTTCTTAGATATCTATCATGCTTTCCGGAAGCAGTCCCACCCAGAAATTATTAGTTATTTAGAAAAGGTCATCCCTTTCATTTCTGATGCAGGACTCCGGTGGCGTCTGACAGATCTGTGCACCAAG ATACAGCGTGGTACCCACCCAGCAATACATGATATCTTGGCTCTGAGAGAGTGTTTCTCTAACCATCCTCTGGGCATGAACCAACTCCAGGCTTTGCACGTg AAAGCCTTGAGCCGGGCCATGCTTCTCACATCTTACCTGCCTCCTCCCTTGTTGAGACATCGTTTGAAGACTCATACAACTGTGATTCACCAACTGGACAAGGCTTTGGCAAAGCTGGGGATTGGCCAGCTGACTGCTCAGGAAGTAAAATCG AAGCTGAGCTGTCTCTCTTGCTGCACAACGTGGTCCTGCTCTCCACCAACTACCTTGGGACAAGGCGCTGAATGA
- the LETMD1 gene encoding LETM1 domain-containing protein 1 isoform X3, producing the protein MALSRVCWARSAVWGSAVTPGHFVTRRLQLGRSGLAWGAPRLFDLPCRSSKLHLSPKADVKNLMSYVVTKTKAINGKYHRFLGRHFPRFYVLYTIFMKGIISIPPFANYLVFLLMYLFPRQLLIRHFWTPKQQTDFLDIYHAFRKQSHPEIISYLEKVIPFISDAGLRWRLTDLCTKIQRGTHPAIHDILALRECFSNHPLGMNQLQALHVKALSRAMLLTSYLPPPLLRHRLKTHTTVIHQLDKALAKLGIGQLTAQEVKSACYLRGLNSTHIGEDRCRTWLGEWLQISCSLKEAELSLLLHNVVLLSTNYLGTRR; encoded by the exons ATGGCGCTCTCCAGGGTGTGCTGGGCTCGGTCGGCTGTGTGGGGCTCGGCAGTCACCCCTGGACATTTCGTCACCCGGAGGCTGCAACTTGGTCGCTCTGGCCTGGCTTGGGGGGCCCCTCG TCTCTTTGATCTTCCTTGTAGGTCTTCAAAGCTTCACCTTTCTCCAAAGGCAGATGTGAAGAACTTGATGTCTTATGTGGTAACCAAGACAAAAGCGATTAATGGGAAATACCATCGTTTCTTGGGTCGTCATTTCCCCCGCTTCTATGTTCTGTACACAATCTTCATGAAAG GTATTATTTCCATTCCACCTTTTGCCAACTACCTGGTCTTCTTGCTAAT GTACCTGTTTCCCAGGCAACTACTGATCAGGCATTTCTGGACCCCAAAACAACAAACTGATTTCTTAGATATCTATCATGCTTTCCGGAAGCAGTCCCACCCAGAAATTATTAGTTATTTAGAAAAGGTCATCCCTTTCATTTCTGATGCAGGACTCCGGTGGCGTCTGACAGATCTGTGCACCAAG ATACAGCGTGGTACCCACCCAGCAATACATGATATCTTGGCTCTGAGAGAGTGTTTCTCTAACCATCCTCTGGGCATGAACCAACTCCAGGCTTTGCACGTg AAAGCCTTGAGCCGGGCCATGCTTCTCACATCTTACCTGCCTCCTCCCTTGTTGAGACATCGTTTGAAGACTCATACAACTGTGATTCACCAACTGGACAAGGCTTTGGCAAAGCTGGGGATTGGCCAGCTGACTGCTCAGGAAGTAAAATCG GCTTGTTATCTCCGTGGCCTGAATTCTACGCATATTGGTGAAGATAGGTGTCGAACTTGGCTGGGAGAATGGCTGCAGATTTCCTGCAGCCTGAAAG AAGCTGAGCTGTCTCTCTTGCTGCACAACGTGGTCCTGCTCTCCACCAACTACCTTGGGACAAGGCGCTGA